A portion of the Blastopirellula sediminis genome contains these proteins:
- a CDS encoding M16 family metallopeptidase, which yields MQFRHEVLDNGLEIVAEVNPNAYSLASAFFVKTGSRDETAEIAGVSHFLEHMVFKGTPRRSAFDVNRELDEMGSQANAYTSEEQTVYYAVVLPELQERVIDLLADIMRPSLRVSDFETEKQVILEEIMKYDDQPPFGGHEKIMASFFGKHPLGNSVLGTAETVGALTADQMMHYFQRRYSPHNIVLAASGRVDFDALVEQAKRHCGEWERFETSRDLSRPEGCPGFEVVCKETAAQEYLIQLASCPASEDDDRYAARLLTTIFGDDTGSRLFWALVDPGLAEFASSDPYEFQSAGVYMNYLCCSPEEAASNLAILNEEIAKLEKGGVTQAELDQAKNKVCSSTVLRSERPSSRLFSVGNGWIQRGKYHTVAEAVAAYKKVTLDDIHNVLAKYPLSKSNTLAIGPLAELAH from the coding sequence TTGCAGTTTCGCCATGAAGTTCTCGACAACGGTCTGGAGATCGTCGCCGAGGTTAACCCGAACGCTTACTCGCTCGCTTCGGCGTTTTTCGTCAAAACGGGATCGCGGGACGAAACGGCCGAAATCGCCGGCGTAAGCCATTTTCTCGAACACATGGTGTTCAAGGGAACGCCGCGCCGTTCGGCATTCGACGTCAATCGCGAGCTCGACGAGATGGGCTCGCAGGCCAACGCCTACACCAGCGAAGAGCAGACGGTTTACTACGCGGTCGTGCTTCCCGAACTGCAAGAGAGGGTGATCGACCTGTTGGCCGACATCATGCGGCCGTCGCTGCGCGTTTCCGATTTCGAAACGGAAAAGCAGGTGATCTTGGAAGAGATCATGAAATACGACGACCAGCCTCCCTTCGGCGGTCACGAAAAGATCATGGCCTCGTTCTTCGGCAAGCATCCGCTGGGGAACAGCGTCCTCGGCACCGCCGAAACGGTTGGCGCTCTCACCGCCGACCAGATGATGCATTACTTCCAGCGTCGCTACAGCCCGCACAACATTGTGCTCGCGGCGTCGGGACGCGTCGACTTTGATGCGCTGGTCGAGCAGGCGAAACGTCACTGCGGCGAATGGGAACGCTTTGAAACCTCGCGTGATCTCTCCCGTCCGGAAGGTTGCCCCGGCTTTGAAGTCGTCTGCAAAGAGACCGCCGCACAGGAATACCTGATTCAATTGGCGTCCTGTCCAGCGTCGGAAGATGACGACCGCTATGCGGCTCGGTTGCTGACGACGATCTTTGGCGACGACACTGGCAGCCGGCTCTTTTGGGCGCTGGTTGATCCCGGTTTGGCCGAGTTCGCGTCGAGCGATCCGTACGAGTTCCAATCGGCCGGCGTTTACATGAACTACCTCTGCTGCAGCCCGGAAGAAGCGGCCAGCAACCTGGCGATTTTGAACGAAGAGATCGCCAAGCTCGAGAAGGGCGGGGTGACCCAGGCCGAACTCGACCAGGCGAAGAACAAGGTTTGCTCCAGCACGGTGCTCCGCAGCGAACGCCCAAGCAGCCGCTTGTTCTCGGTCGGCAACGGCTGGATCCAGCGCGGCAAGTACCACACCGTCGCCGAGGCGGTCGCCGCCTACAAAAAGGTGACGCTGGACGACATCCACAACGTCTTGGCGAAGTACCCCCTCTCCAAGTCGAACACCCTGGCGATCGGCCCGCTGGCGGAACTGGCCCACTAA
- a CDS encoding deoxyribonuclease IV yields MPIFGAHMSIAGGYYKAVNAAAEESMGCVQLFTKNNNQWRAKDITDKEVKLFKDALAEKKVGYPLSHASYLINMGSPKTELWEKSRDAMIVELQRADQLGIPYVVVHPGAYVDSSEEEGIAAVIKALDEVIAATADLDSICLLETTAGQGSCLGHKFEHIAAMLDGVKKKDRVAVCLDTCHIFAAGYPLGTKKEYEETWKQFEDLIGVDKLKAIHLNDSKKPLGSRVDRHEHIGQGCLGEEPFRLLLNDARFKQMPMYLETPKGEEEGETYDSRNIATLRRLLKS; encoded by the coding sequence ATGCCTATCTTTGGCGCCCACATGTCGATCGCCGGCGGCTACTACAAAGCGGTCAACGCCGCTGCGGAAGAGTCGATGGGGTGCGTTCAGTTGTTTACCAAGAATAACAACCAGTGGCGGGCCAAGGATATCACCGACAAAGAGGTGAAGCTGTTTAAGGACGCGTTGGCCGAGAAGAAGGTTGGGTATCCGCTGTCGCACGCTTCTTATCTGATCAACATGGGTTCGCCCAAGACTGAGCTGTGGGAGAAGTCGCGCGACGCGATGATCGTTGAGCTGCAGCGGGCCGATCAATTGGGGATTCCGTACGTTGTCGTTCATCCGGGCGCATATGTCGACAGCAGTGAAGAAGAGGGAATTGCGGCGGTGATCAAGGCGCTCGACGAGGTGATCGCGGCGACCGCGGATCTCGATTCGATCTGTTTGCTAGAAACGACGGCAGGGCAGGGGAGTTGCCTGGGGCACAAGTTCGAGCACATCGCGGCGATGCTCGACGGTGTGAAGAAAAAAGATCGGGTCGCCGTTTGTCTTGATACGTGTCACATCTTCGCCGCCGGATATCCGCTTGGTACGAAGAAAGAATACGAAGAGACCTGGAAGCAGTTTGAAGATTTGATCGGCGTCGACAAGTTGAAGGCGATCCATCTGAACGACAGCAAGAAGCCGCTCGGCTCGCGCGTCGATCGCCACGAACACATCGGCCAAGGTTGCTTGGGAGAAGAGCCGTTTCGTCTGCTGCTGAACGATGCGCGATTCAAGCAGATGCCGATGTATCTGGAAACTCCAAAGGGGGAAGAAGAGGGAGAGACGTACGACTCCCGCAACATCGCGACCCTCCGGCGGCTGTTGAAATCATAA
- a CDS encoding M16 family metallopeptidase encodes MSSSDSSTIHNETLANGMTLVVEQMPWLESAAFALLTPAGSATDKKSELGVSNLLCDWAQRGCGDRDSRQFIEDLDNLGVNRGAGVSTSHTSFGGAVLAENLTKTLAIYADVVQKPHLPEEEFDESQAVCLQELRALEDDLYQQAMIQLRKQMYPDPWGRASYGDVRSVTALTAATTKAHFQSHYRPNGTILAIAGNIDWNKTRDDVARLFGDWKEAKEPPIIETPAEGVYCHIPFESSQTHIGVGFESLQYNHPDYFLARAAVGVLSDGMSSRLFTEVRENRGLCYTVFASLHTLLDRGSVLCYSGTSTERAQETLDVLVGELVRIREGIEESELTRLKARIKSSLVMQQESSSSRASSLASDWRHLGRVRTLDELTSILDGLTCYAINRYLEANPPRDFRYTTVGAEKLEIPVAVSP; translated from the coding sequence ATGTCCTCTAGCGATTCGTCCACGATTCATAACGAAACCCTGGCCAACGGCATGACGCTGGTGGTTGAGCAGATGCCGTGGCTCGAATCGGCCGCGTTCGCTTTGCTGACGCCGGCCGGCAGTGCGACTGACAAAAAGTCAGAGCTGGGAGTCAGCAACTTGCTGTGCGATTGGGCGCAGCGTGGTTGCGGCGATCGCGACAGCCGACAGTTTATCGAAGACCTGGACAATTTGGGGGTCAATCGAGGCGCCGGAGTCTCGACTTCGCATACCAGCTTTGGCGGCGCAGTGTTGGCCGAGAATCTGACCAAAACGTTGGCGATCTACGCCGATGTGGTGCAGAAGCCCCATCTGCCCGAAGAGGAGTTCGACGAGTCGCAAGCGGTCTGTCTGCAAGAGCTGCGAGCGCTGGAAGACGATCTCTACCAGCAAGCGATGATTCAGCTGCGGAAGCAGATGTATCCCGATCCTTGGGGTCGCGCTTCGTATGGCGATGTGAGAAGCGTGACGGCGCTGACCGCCGCTACGACCAAAGCCCACTTCCAGTCGCACTATCGCCCTAACGGCACGATCCTGGCGATCGCCGGCAACATCGACTGGAATAAAACCCGCGACGACGTCGCGCGGCTGTTTGGCGATTGGAAAGAAGCGAAAGAGCCGCCGATCATCGAAACGCCGGCCGAAGGGGTCTACTGCCATATCCCGTTTGAGTCGAGCCAGACCCATATCGGCGTCGGCTTCGAGTCCCTTCAGTACAACCACCCTGACTACTTCCTGGCCCGCGCCGCCGTCGGCGTGCTGAGCGACGGGATGAGTTCGCGGCTCTTCACCGAAGTCCGCGAGAATCGGGGCCTTTGCTATACCGTCTTCGCATCCCTGCACACCCTGCTCGATCGGGGAAGCGTGTTGTGCTACTCCGGCACGAGCACCGAGCGGGCCCAGGAGACGCTGGACGTTTTGGTCGGCGAACTGGTTCGGATTCGCGAAGGGATCGAAGAGAGCGAGCTGACTCGTTTGAAGGCTCGGATCAAAAGCTCGCTGGTGATGCAGCAAGAATCAAGTTCGTCGCGTGCGTCGTCGCTGGCCAGCGATTGGCGTCACCTCGGCCGCGTGCGGACCCTTGATGAGTTGACCTCGATTCTGGATGGTCTCACCTGCTACGCGATCAACCGCTATTTAGAAGCTAACCCGCCGCGCGATTTCCGTTACACCACGGTCGGCGCTGAGAAATTGGAGATTCCCGTTGCAGTTTCGCCATGA
- a CDS encoding GNAT family N-acetyltransferase: protein MNPQIRRYVSSDVVDPVTLTYFKRYRMEIDLAEVPAQPISPPSSYRFTAWRPDLVEAHATSKFESFRWEIDANVFPCLGDPEGCRRLMTEISHRDGFIPAATWLAEFEDEASGMMVPVGTVQGVVDRSGLGSIQNLGIVPAHRGVGLGGSLLLKALQGFYDYGLQYAFLEVTAQNEGAIRLYERLGFRISRTVYKAVEAACS, encoded by the coding sequence ATGAATCCTCAAATTCGACGCTACGTTTCGAGCGACGTGGTAGACCCGGTGACTCTGACGTACTTCAAACGTTACCGAATGGAAATCGACCTGGCCGAGGTTCCGGCCCAGCCGATTTCGCCTCCGTCCTCCTACCGCTTTACCGCTTGGCGACCCGATCTGGTCGAAGCGCACGCAACCAGCAAGTTCGAGAGTTTCCGCTGGGAAATCGACGCGAACGTCTTTCCCTGCTTGGGAGATCCGGAAGGTTGCCGCCGGCTGATGACCGAGATTTCGCACCGGGATGGGTTCATTCCCGCCGCCACCTGGCTGGCCGAATTCGAGGACGAAGCGAGCGGGATGATGGTTCCGGTCGGTACCGTTCAAGGTGTCGTCGATCGCTCGGGACTTGGTTCGATCCAAAACCTGGGGATTGTCCCCGCCCATCGCGGCGTCGGACTCGGCGGAAGTTTGCTGCTGAAAGCGCTGCAGGGCTTTTACGATTACGGACTGCAGTACGCTTTTCTGGAAGTGACTGCCCAAAACGAAGGGGCGATCCGGCTCTACGAACGGTTGGGCTTCCGCATCTCGCGCACCGTCTACAAAGCGGTCGAAGCCGCGTGTTCGTAA
- a CDS encoding metal ABC transporter solute-binding protein, Zn/Mn family gives MRGLSAPAAILLALTSISLATAEEPKPLVVCSTTQVADFARQVVGDRMEVRSILAAGQDPHVYEIKPNDAALVSRAVLCFDNGWHLEGADWMRKLAENAGKPITSCVTGATPLEIPGGSAHDPHAWFSPANAAVYVRNIRDAVSQYDPDHQDEYHARTQLYLDQMRTLDGWVRRQLNVIPVEKRILVTSHDAFNYFCREYHFKAATPVGWSTGSEVGGGVTPERRRETVNSIRNFGVRSIFVETSVSPQLIRQIADEAGVEIGGTLYSDSMGPPGSAGETYIGMMRENVLTIASGLK, from the coding sequence ATGCGCGGACTATCTGCGCCAGCGGCGATTCTGTTGGCGCTAACCTCGATTTCGCTCGCGACTGCGGAGGAGCCGAAGCCGTTAGTCGTATGTTCCACCACGCAGGTGGCCGATTTCGCGCGACAGGTTGTCGGCGATCGGATGGAGGTTCGTTCGATCCTCGCCGCCGGTCAGGATCCGCACGTTTACGAGATCAAACCAAATGACGCGGCCCTCGTTTCTCGCGCTGTCCTCTGCTTTGACAACGGCTGGCATCTGGAAGGCGCCGACTGGATGCGAAAGCTGGCCGAGAACGCCGGCAAGCCGATCACCAGTTGCGTGACCGGAGCGACGCCGTTGGAAATCCCCGGCGGCTCGGCGCATGATCCGCATGCCTGGTTTTCGCCTGCCAACGCGGCGGTTTATGTGCGGAACATTCGGGATGCGGTCAGCCAATATGATCCTGATCATCAAGACGAATACCACGCGCGTACGCAACTTTACCTGGACCAGATGCGCACCCTGGACGGTTGGGTGCGACGACAGCTGAACGTGATTCCGGTCGAGAAGCGGATCCTGGTCACCAGTCACGATGCGTTCAACTATTTCTGTCGTGAGTATCACTTCAAGGCGGCGACGCCGGTCGGTTGGTCGACCGGATCGGAAGTTGGCGGCGGCGTGACGCCGGAGCGACGTCGAGAGACCGTCAACTCGATTCGCAACTTCGGCGTCCGTTCGATCTTTGTCGAAACCTCGGTCAGCCCTCAGTTGATCCGCCAGATCGCGGACGAAGCAGGCGTAGAAATCGGCGGCACGCTTTATTCCGACTCGATGGGCCCGCCCGGTTCGGCCGGCGAGACCTACATCGGCATGATGCGCGAGAATGTGTTGACGATAGCGTCAGGATTAAAGTAG
- a CDS encoding ankyrin repeat domain-containing protein — protein sequence MNYRCPLCQTMGVVPDEARGHEVLCLKCRRSFFIPDKSVEERMLLGVLFAARRNDGEVIREFALQQADLDVQESKYGHTPLHLASLHGKLHALQELLEGGAKLEMRATRTMQTPLLYAVREGHAEATTMLINKGANLDARDPDGCGALHWAARKGFLDVAQVLVKAGADLEMNNVNGLRPLQFAVAYHQPAVRDFLVAAERAAGFLQRQLAKGNKNETMNRVLFGVGSKKKNG from the coding sequence ATGAACTATCGTTGTCCGCTGTGTCAGACCATGGGCGTCGTGCCGGACGAAGCCCGCGGTCATGAGGTGCTTTGTCTGAAGTGCCGCCGCAGCTTTTTTATTCCGGACAAAAGCGTGGAAGAACGGATGCTGCTGGGCGTCTTGTTCGCTGCCCGCCGCAACGACGGCGAAGTGATTCGCGAGTTCGCATTGCAGCAAGCCGATCTCGACGTGCAAGAGTCGAAGTACGGCCACACGCCGCTGCACCTCGCCAGTTTGCATGGCAAATTGCATGCGCTGCAGGAATTGTTGGAGGGAGGCGCTAAGCTGGAAATGCGCGCGACTCGCACGATGCAAACTCCGCTGCTTTACGCCGTGCGCGAAGGGCACGCCGAAGCGACGACGATGTTGATCAACAAAGGGGCGAATCTGGATGCCCGCGATCCCGACGGCTGCGGCGCACTGCACTGGGCGGCTCGCAAAGGGTTTTTGGACGTTGCGCAAGTGCTGGTCAAAGCGGGCGCCGATCTCGAGATGAACAATGTCAACGGACTGCGGCCGCTCCAGTTCGCGGTCGCCTATCATCAGCCGGCGGTGCGTGATTTTCTGGTTGCGGCGGAACGAGCCGCCGGCTTTTTGCAGCGGCAACTGGCCAAGGGAAACAAGAACGAAACGATGAATCGCGTCTTGTTCGGCGTCGGCTCGAAAAAGAAGAACGGTTAG
- a CDS encoding metal ABC transporter ATP-binding protein, with product MIAKMTRSGPPAVQVDHLTVSYGPAPALLDISFQIEPGQLVGVIGPNGSGKSTLIKAILGFNKPDIGEVRLFGVPCEKARKRVAYVPQRGAVDWDFPVTVEQVVMMGRYGQIPWWAWGPSHDDHQLVEDALETVRMTPFRRRQIGQLSGGQQQRVFMARALAQGADILLLDEPFAGVDAATERALLDVLDSTKKAGRTLIVVHHDLATAAEYFDALLLIKQRLFAFGSPQQVLQPELLSEVYEGSLKAFEHLRDIADGGQQ from the coding sequence ATGATCGCCAAGATGACGCGCAGCGGTCCGCCGGCGGTGCAAGTTGATCACCTGACCGTCAGCTATGGCCCGGCGCCGGCATTGCTCGACATTTCGTTTCAGATCGAACCGGGACAGTTGGTCGGCGTCATCGGCCCGAACGGCTCCGGCAAGTCGACCTTGATCAAGGCGATTCTCGGCTTCAACAAACCGGACATCGGCGAGGTTCGCCTCTTCGGCGTGCCGTGCGAAAAGGCGCGTAAGCGAGTCGCCTACGTTCCGCAGCGCGGTGCGGTCGACTGGGACTTTCCGGTTACGGTCGAACAAGTGGTGATGATGGGTCGCTACGGCCAGATCCCTTGGTGGGCCTGGGGACCTTCGCACGACGATCATCAGTTGGTCGAAGACGCGCTGGAGACGGTCCGAATGACGCCGTTTCGCCGCCGTCAGATTGGACAACTCTCCGGCGGGCAACAACAGCGGGTCTTTATGGCTCGCGCACTCGCCCAAGGCGCCGATATTCTGCTGCTCGACGAACCGTTCGCCGGCGTCGACGCCGCGACCGAGCGGGCGTTGCTGGACGTGCTCGACAGCACGAAGAAAGCGGGGCGCACGCTGATCGTCGTGCATCATGACCTGGCGACCGCCGCCGAGTACTTTGACGCGTTACTGCTGATCAAGCAGCGGCTCTTTGCGTTTGGCTCTCCGCAACAAGTGCTGCAACCGGAACTGCTGTCGGAAGTTTACGAAGGCTCCCTCAAGGCGTTCGAGCATCTGCGCGACATCGCCGATGGAGGCCAACAATGA
- a CDS encoding DUF1559 domain-containing protein: MTLIRRNAFTLVELLVVIAIIGVLIALLLPAVQQAREAARRMQCTNNLKQLGLAIQLYHDAYNAFPALRAGNPKGAASYAGNNRLNARFAVLPFMEQNALYDQGMASAVGSYDSSDPIWKSTVDSFLCPSNAGPTESPEAPTQTAGIADYYFFAGDRPYRSYPGGTYTSGTQNSGVFLNDAWSRMSSIIDGTSNTMGTSEGVRPASNRSFGAIVTKPSATSWLPVSLTPLYDRTTKQYISTVGVFSSQPLRGFRAWDGAILFTAVTAATPPNSVLISDGTSHGGSQYLLSPTSYHPGGVNAGFMDGSVRFISDTVDTGNQGANYRDYADTSSPSPYGVWGAMSTKAGGEAISYSN; the protein is encoded by the coding sequence ATGACTCTCATCCGGCGAAATGCTTTTACCCTGGTGGAACTTCTGGTCGTGATTGCGATCATCGGCGTCTTGATCGCCCTGCTTCTTCCTGCCGTTCAGCAGGCACGGGAAGCGGCTCGCCGAATGCAATGCACGAACAACCTGAAGCAACTCGGCCTGGCGATTCAGCTCTATCACGACGCCTACAATGCGTTCCCGGCGCTGCGTGCCGGTAATCCCAAAGGCGCCGCGAGCTATGCAGGCAACAATCGCCTGAACGCTCGCTTCGCCGTCTTGCCGTTCATGGAACAAAACGCCCTTTACGATCAAGGGATGGCCTCGGCCGTCGGGTCGTACGACAGCTCGGATCCGATTTGGAAGTCGACCGTCGATTCTTTCCTTTGCCCCAGCAATGCGGGCCCGACCGAATCGCCGGAAGCGCCGACGCAAACGGCCGGCATCGCCGACTACTACTTCTTTGCCGGCGATCGCCCGTACCGTTCTTATCCCGGCGGCACCTATACTTCCGGCACGCAAAACTCCGGCGTCTTTTTGAACGACGCCTGGTCACGGATGTCGTCGATCATCGATGGAACCAGCAATACCATGGGAACCTCCGAAGGGGTTCGTCCCGCGTCCAATCGTAGCTTCGGAGCGATCGTCACCAAGCCGAGCGCGACCAGTTGGCTTCCCGTTTCGCTGACTCCGCTGTATGACCGCACGACCAAGCAATATATTTCGACGGTCGGGGTCTTTTCCAGCCAACCTTTGCGCGGCTTCCGCGCCTGGGATGGGGCGATTCTCTTCACGGCAGTTACCGCCGCCACGCCGCCGAACTCGGTTTTGATTTCCGACGGCACCAGCCATGGCGGCAGCCAATATCTGCTCTCCCCGACTAGCTACCATCCGGGCGGCGTCAACGCCGGCTTCATGGATGGCTCGGTTCGCTTCATCAGCGACACTGTCGATACCGGCAATCAAGGCGCGAACTATCGGGATTACGCCGACACCAGTTCTCCCAGTCCTTACGGCGTCTGGGGCGCGATGAGCACCAAGGCCGGCGGAGAAGCGATTAGTTACTCCAACTAA
- a CDS encoding metal ABC transporter permease, whose translation MNFLYDLFVEPLASGGYLLRAMFAGSLVAIASSMIGCFIVLRRMAFLGDAISHSMLAGVVGGYLVMKLIAGEEAHFGAMILGALLAGFVTVLLIGFVSRSSRIKDDTAIGIMYTGIFAFGGAMASVFSSEIHVDLMHMVMGDVLVVDAQRLWMMGTVTAIVLFVVILFYRQLQLTSFDPIMAASVGVSATLVGYLLTACTSLVVVSAVSIVGIIQVVGLLITPAAAAYLLCNRLSRMLMLSAVLGVSSVVLGIYASAWFNIGAGSSIVMAGTVQFMTILAFAPHNGLLAGTIRRWRQAPQHIIEDVLGCLRRDETHATRFETIRAYVHAHPAMLRRVLQRMMSLSLLQQTPEGYILTEAGHLEARRLMRAHRIWETYLQRVGMPEETLHDRAHLLEHLNDEATVDYLDDRLGHPTRDPHGQEIPEDFVDLVPGAEVKASLLRDGHRAAVTAILDDLKSDQVAVGDLIVAGPREQDDTIWTFRLPSGEKLKLDHDAADLLIVRLADPLHEPHPN comes from the coding sequence ATGAACTTCCTTTACGATCTGTTCGTCGAACCGCTCGCTTCGGGCGGCTACTTGCTCCGCGCGATGTTCGCGGGATCCTTGGTGGCGATCGCCTCGTCGATGATCGGCTGCTTCATTGTATTGCGGCGGATGGCATTTTTGGGCGATGCGATTTCGCACTCGATGCTCGCCGGCGTTGTCGGCGGATACCTGGTGATGAAGCTGATCGCCGGCGAAGAAGCGCACTTTGGCGCCATGATCCTGGGGGCGCTGCTGGCCGGTTTCGTCACGGTGCTGCTGATCGGCTTCGTATCGCGGTCATCCCGCATCAAGGACGACACAGCGATCGGCATCATGTACACCGGGATCTTTGCGTTCGGCGGCGCGATGGCGAGCGTCTTTTCGAGCGAGATCCATGTCGATCTGATGCACATGGTGATGGGAGACGTCCTGGTCGTCGACGCGCAGCGACTTTGGATGATGGGAACGGTCACCGCGATCGTCCTCTTCGTCGTGATCTTGTTCTACCGCCAACTGCAACTGACCAGCTTCGATCCCATCATGGCGGCGTCGGTCGGCGTGTCGGCGACGCTGGTCGGCTATTTGCTGACGGCTTGCACTTCGTTGGTCGTCGTCTCGGCCGTTTCGATCGTCGGCATCATCCAAGTGGTCGGACTGTTGATCACTCCGGCGGCGGCCGCTTACTTGCTTTGCAATCGGCTGTCCCGAATGCTGATGCTCTCGGCGGTGCTGGGAGTCAGCAGCGTTGTGCTGGGAATCTACGCTTCGGCATGGTTCAACATCGGCGCCGGGTCGTCGATCGTGATGGCCGGAACGGTGCAGTTCATGACGATCTTGGCTTTCGCGCCGCACAATGGCTTGCTGGCCGGCACGATCCGACGTTGGCGTCAGGCGCCGCAACATATTATTGAGGACGTCCTCGGCTGCTTGCGACGCGACGAAACGCACGCGACTCGCTTCGAGACGATCCGCGCTTACGTGCATGCTCATCCCGCGATGCTTCGCCGCGTCCTGCAGCGGATGATGTCCCTCTCGCTGCTACAGCAAACGCCGGAAGGCTACATCCTGACCGAAGCGGGGCACCTCGAAGCGCGGCGGTTGATGCGGGCACACCGTATCTGGGAAACCTACTTGCAGCGCGTCGGTATGCCCGAAGAAACGCTGCACGACCGCGCGCATCTGCTGGAACATTTAAACGACGAGGCGACGGTCGACTACCTGGACGATCGCTTGGGACATCCGACGCGTGATCCGCACGGGCAAGAGATACCGGAGGATTTCGTCGACCTGGTTCCCGGGGCCGAAGTGAAAGCGAGCTTGTTGCGGGACGGCCATCGCGCCGCGGTCACCGCGATTCTGGACGATTTGAAGAGCGATCAGGTCGCCGTCGGGGATTTGATCGTCGCCGGCCCGCGCGAGCAGGACGATACGATCTGGACCTTCCGCTTGCCGAGCGGCGAGAAGCTGAAACTCGATCACGATGCGGCGGACCTGTTGATTGTTCGTCTGGCCGACCCGCTGCACGAGCCGCACCCGAACTAA